One genomic segment of Tripterygium wilfordii isolate XIE 37 chromosome 9, ASM1340144v1, whole genome shotgun sequence includes these proteins:
- the LOC120004941 gene encoding CASP-like protein 4C1: MRSPRIGQIPSPSPLPRMPTPHFHSTVSVQKLKRFNLLVLVFRFAAFCFSLAASIFMLTNNSSTASNSLHWYDFDAFRFVLIANAIVATYSLVEMGASVWEISRGATLLPEIFHVWFDFGHDQAFAYLLLSANSAGTELARMLRGSDTCKAVNSFCIQSDVAIALGFAGFLFLGFSSLLSGYRVVCFIINDSRFHL; encoded by the exons ATGCGCTCGCCCCGTATTGGCCAGATTCCGTCGCCCTCGCCGCTGCCTAGGATGCCAACTCCGCACTTCCACTCCACGGTGTCCGTACAGAAACTCAAGCGGTTCAACTTGCTGGTTCTGGTGTTTCGATTCGCCGCCTTTTGCTTCTCTCTCGCTGCCTCCATTTTCATGCTCACTAACAACTCCTCCACTGCCTCCAATTCGCTTCACTGGTACGACTTCGACGCTTTCAG ATTCGTTCTCATTGCCAATGCAATTGTGGCGACGTATTCCCTCGTTGAGATGGGAGCCTCCGTTTGGGAAATCTCCAGAGGCGCCACTCTCCTACCCGAAATCTTTCATGTCTGGTTTGACTTTGGCCACGACCAG GCGTTCGCGTACCTGCTATTGTCAGCAAACTCGGCCGGGACCGAATTGGCAAGGATGTTAAGGGGATCGGATACGTGCAAGGCCGTCAACTCGTTCTGCATCCAGTCAGACGTCGCGATCGCCTTGGGGTTCGCTGGATTCCTGTTCCTAGGGTTTTCATCTCTGTTGTCGGGTTACCGGGTCGTCTGCTTTATCATCAACGACTCTCGTTTTCATCTTTAA
- the LOC120004760 gene encoding LOW QUALITY PROTEIN: 2-oxoglutarate dehydrogenase, mitochondrial (The sequence of the model RefSeq protein was modified relative to this genomic sequence to represent the inferred CDS: substituted 1 base at 1 genomic stop codon), whose product MAWFRISSGVANLVIRRSLCRSGLHVRWTKVLSSQNRFFRMTVARSKAQANHFVDGTSGVYLEDLQRTWEADPNSVDESWDNFFRNFVGKVESPSGLSGQTIQESMSLLLLVRAYQVNGHMKAKLDPLGLEKREVPDDLDPAFHGFTEADLDREFFLGVLRMSGFMSDNRPMQTLRSILTRLQQAYCGSIGYEYMHIEDREKCNWLRDKIETPTVMEYNRERREVFLDRLIWSTQFENTLADKMKAAKRFGLEGGETLIPGMKEMFDRAADLGVENIVVGMPHRGRLNVLGNVFRKPLRQIFSEFDKNARSADDDVGLYTGTGDVKYHLGTSYDRPTRGGNRIHLSLVANPSHLEAVDSVVIGKTRAKQYYTNDVNRTKNMGVLIHGDGSFAGQGVVYETLHLSALPNYTTGGTIHIVVNNQVAFTTDPSAGRSSWYCTDVAKALNVPIFHVNGDDMEAVIYVCQLAAEWRQTFHSDVVVDIVCYRRFGHNEIDEPSFTQPKMYKVIHNHPSALEIYKNKLLESRQVTQEKIGKIHEKVNSILNEEFLASKDYVPQRRDWLASHWAGFKSPGQLSHIRNAGVNPEVLKNVGKAITMVPDGFKPHKQVKKIYDERARMIENGEGIDWGMGEALAFATLLVEGNHVRLSGQDVERGTFSHRHAILHDQETGKRYCPLDHVMPDQDEEMFTVSNSSLSEFGVLGFELGYSMENPNALVMWEAQFGDFSNGTQVIFDQFLSGGEAKWLRQAGLVVLLPHGYDGQGPEHSSARLERFLQMSDNNPYDIPEMDPTLRTQIQESNWQGVNVTTPANYFHVLRRXIHRDFRKPLIVMSPKNLLRYKFCKSNLSEFDDVKGNQGTIFRRLIKDQNDHSDIEEGARRLVLCSGKIFYELDEERRRVNAKDVAICMVEQLCPFPYDLIQPELKRYPNAEIVCCQEEPMNMGAYSYIAPRLCTAMKTLGRGSIEDVKYVGRAPSAATATGYWQVHQKEQADLVQQAMQPESVESPY is encoded by the exons ATGGCTTGGTTTAGAATCAGCTCTGGTGTGGCAAATCTTGTCATTAGAAGATCTCTATGTCGGAGTGGATTACATGTGAGATGGACAAAAGTTCTTTCCTCTCAGAATCGATTTTTCCGCATGACGGTAGCTCGATCAAAGGCACAAGCCAATCATTTTGTGGATGGGACTAGTGGTGTATACTTAGAAGATCTTCAAAGGACCTGGGAAGCTGACCCAAATAGTGTAGATGAGTCTTGGGACAATTTCTTTAGGAATTTTGTTGGTAAGGTAGAATCACCATCTGGACTTTCAGGCCAAACGATACAGGAGAGTATGAGCCTTTTGTTGCTTGTAAGGGCTTACCAAGTTAATGGTCATATGAAAGCAAAATTAGACCCACTTGGTTTGGAAAAGAGGGAAGTTCCTGATGATTTGGACCCTGCGTTTCATGGGTTCACTGAAGCTGATCTTGATAGGGAATTTTTCTTAGGAGTTTTGCGTATGTCTGGATTTATGTCTGATAATCGTCCAAtgcagacccttcggtccataTTGACACGACTTCAGCAGGCCTATTGTGGAAGCATTGGGTATGAGTATATGCACATTGAAGATAGGGAGAAATGCAACTGGTTAAGAGACAAGATTGAAACCCCTACAGTGATGGAATACAATCGAGAGCGTCGTGAGGTATTTCTTGACAGGCTGATATGGAGTACACAATTTGAGAACACATTAGCAGACAAAATGAAAGCAGCAAAGAGGTTTGGCCTTGAAGGTGGGGAGACTCTAATTCCAGGCATGAAGGAGATGTTTGATAGGGCTGCAGATCTTGGTGTAGAGAATATAGTTGTAGGAATGCCTCACAGAGGAAGACTGAATGTTTTGGGAAATGTTTTTCGGAAACCTCTTCGTCAGATATTCAGTGAATTTGACAAGAATGCAAGGTCTGCTGATGATGACGTTGGCCTTTACACGGGTACTGGTGATGTCAAGTATCATTTGGGAACTTCCTATGATCGGCCAACAAGAGGTGGGAATAGAATTCATTTGTCTCTAGTTGCAAATCCTAGTCACTTAGAAGCTGTGGATTCTGTTGTCATTGGTAAAACTAGAGCTAAGCAATATTATACAAACGATGTCAACAGGACTAAGAATATGGGTGTTTTGATTCATGGAGATGGCAGCTTTGCCGGACAAGGTGTGGTCTATGAAACCTTGCATCTAAGTGCACTTCCAAACTACACCACAGGTGGGACTATCCACATTGTGGTAAACAACCAAGTAGCCTTCACAACTGATCCTAGTGCTGGGAGGTCTTCTTGGTACTGTACTGATGTTGCGAAAGCCTTAAACGTCCCTATTTTTCATGTGAATGGTGATGATATGGAGGCAGTTATTTATGTCTGTCAACTTGCAGCAGAGTGGCGCCAAACATTCCATTCAGATGTCGTGGTTGATATAGTATGTTATCGTCGATTCGGGCACAACGAAATTGATGAACCGTCTTTCACACAGCCCAAAATGTATAAG GTCATTCACAATCATCCCTCCGCGCTTGAGATATACAAGAATAAACTATTAGAATCTAGGCAGGTCACTCAAGAAAAAATTGGTAAGATACATGAGAAGGTCAATTCAATCCTCAATGAAGAGTTTTTGGCCAGTAAGGATTATGTTCCGCAGAGAAGGGACTGGCTTGCATCTCACTGGGCTGGATTCAAGTCTCCTGGACAGCTCTCACATATCCGAAACGCTGG GGTTAATCCAGAAGTACTAAAGAACGTTGGCAAAGCAATTACAATGGTTCCAGATGGTTTCAAGCCTCACAAACAAGTGAAGAAGATATATGATGAACGCGCACGGATGATTGAAAATGGAGAAGGCATTGACTGGGGAATGGGAGAGGCACTTGCCTTTGCGACATTATTAGTGGAGGGTAACCATGTTAGACTCAGTGGCCAGGATGTTGAAAGAGGTACATTTAGTCATCGGCATGCTATACTTCATGATCAGGAAACTGGGAAAAGATACTGCCCTTTGGACCATGTTATGCCAGACCAGGATGAGGAAATGTTTACAGTAAGCAATAG CTCTCTGTCTGAGTTTGGAGTCCTTGGGTTTGAACTGGGTTATTCCATGGAAAATCCAAATGCATTGGTTATGTGGGAAGCTCAATTTGGTGACTTTTCCAATGGGACTCAAGTAATATTTGATCAGTTTTTGAGTGGCGGAGAGGCGAAATGGCTGCGCCAAGCTGGGCTTGTTGTTCTGCTTCCTCACGGTTATGATGGACAGGGCCCTGAACATTCAAGTGCACGACTGGAGCGTTTCCTTCAG ATGAGTGATAACAACCCTTACGACATACCTGAGATGGATCCGACACTACGTACACAAATTCAGGAAAGTAATTGGCAGGGTGTGAATGTTACAACTCCAGCCAATTACTTTCACGTTTTGCGACGTTAG ATCCACAGGGATTTCCGGAAGCCTCTAATAGTAATGTCTCCAAAGAATTTGCTTCGCTACAAGTTCTGCAAATCAAATTTATCTGAATTTGACGACGTCAAAGGTAATCAAGGAACAATATTTAGGCGCCTCATAAAGGATCAAAATGACCACTCTGATATTGAAGAGGGTGCGAGGCGCCTGGTTCTTTGCTCAGGAAAG ATTTTCTATGAACTTGATGAAGAGCGACGGAGGGTCAATGCAAAGGATGTAGCAATTTGCATGGTTGAGCAACTTTGTCCCTTCCCATATGACCTCATACAGCCTGAGCTTAAACGTTATCCAA ATGCGG
- the LOC120004790 gene encoding methionine--tRNA ligase, chloroplastic/mitochondrial — MAASARINYSIHNSISLLNPFCASNCKAIIFKNVLNFRQNLFFSNASSTRRAAMFCTCSIGSENSNKADSTEPFVVTTPLYYVNAPPHMGSAYTTIAADAIARYQRLLGKKVTFITGTDEHGEKIATAASALGSTPTEHCDVISQAYKALWKDLDIAYDRFIRTTDPKHEALVREFYSKVLAKGDIYHANYEGLYCINCEEYKDEKELLENNCCPMHLKPCVQRKEENYFFALSKYQKSLEDILAQNPDFVQPSFRLNEVQNWVRSGLRDFSISRASVDWGIPVPNDSKQTIYVWFDALLGYISALLGEMEQPNLQRAVSSGWPASLHLIGKDILRFHAVYWPAMLLSAGLKIPKTVFGHGFLTKDGMKMGKSLGNTIQPNELVHNFGSDAVRYFFLREVEFGSDGDYSEERFINIVNAHLANTIGNLLNRTLGLLRKNCQSTLVVDSTIAAEGSALKDAVEKLVEKAQINYEKFSLSSACEAVQEIGNAGNLYMDERAPWSLFKRGDADAETAAKDLVIILEVVRIIAIALSPITPSLSWRIYQQLGYSKDQFDAITWSETKWGGLKGGQVMAQPKPIFARIENKKAMEDEAETTKKVVKNIERLPQAQGVAEA; from the exons ATGGCGGCATCAGCGCGAATAAACTACTCGATTCACAACAGTATCTCCTTATTAAACCCCTTTTGTGCCTCCAATTGTAAAGCTATTATCTTCAAAAATGTCCTCAATTTCCGTCAAAATCTCTTCTTTTCCAATGCATCTTCAACCAGAAGAGCCGCCATGTTTTGTACTTGCAGTATCGGTAGTGAAAATTCAAATAAAGCAGATTCTACTGAACCATTTGTCGTCACAACTCCACTTTATTACGTGAATGCCCCTCCTCACATGGGCAGTGCTTACACCACCATCGCCGCCGATGCTATTGCTCGATATCAG AGGCTTTTAGGAAAGAAAGTTACATTCATAACTGGCACGGATGAGCATGGGGAGAAGATTGCTACTGCTGCTTCTGCTCTTGGTTCTACCCCAACCGAACACTGTGATGTCATTTCACAAGCGTACAAGGCTCTCTGGAAAGAT CTAGACATAGCTTATGACAGGTTCATTCGGACAACTGACCCCAAGCATGAAGCACTGGTGAGGGAATTCTATTCTAAGGTGCTAGCCAAAGGTGACATTTACCATGCAAACTATGAGGGGCTTTACTGTATCAACTGTGAGGAGTATAAG GATGAGAAGGAGCTACTTGAAAACAACTGTTGTCCTATGCACCTAAAGCCATGTGTTCAACGGAAGGAGGAAAATTACTTTTTCGCATTGTCAAAGTATCAAAAATCATTAGAAGATATCTTGGCACAAAATCCTGATTTCGTGCAACCGTCATTTCGTTTGAATGAG GTGCAAAATTGGGTAAGAAGCGGCTTAAGAGATTTTTCCATTTCCCGAGCATCAGTTGATTGGGGCATTCCTGTTCCTAATGATAGCAAGCAAACAATATATGTTTGGTTTGATGCTCTACTTGG ATATATATCAGCTCTGTTGGGGGAGATGGAACAACCTAATTTACAAAGGGCAGTTTCTTCCGGGTGGCCTGCATCACTACATTTGATTGGAAAG GATATTTTACGCTTTCATGCCGTTTACTGGCCAGCCATGCTCTTGTCCGCCGGACTAAAAATTCCAAAGACGGTGTTTGGTCATGGGTTCCTGACAAAG gaTGGCATGAAGATGGGGAAGTCATTGGGAAATACAATCCAACCAAATGAGTTGGTTCATAATTTTGGATCTGATGCTGTTAGGTACTTCTTCCTCAGAGAGGTTGAATTTGGTAGTGATGGGGACTATTCAGAAGAGCGGTTCATTAATATTGTCAATGCTCATCTTGCCAACACCATAG GAAACCTTCTTAATCGAACTCTTGGTCTTCTTAGAAAGAACTGCCAATCAACTTTGGTGGTTGATTCAACTATTGCAGCCGAAGGAAGTGCACTCAAGGATGCTGTGGAAAAGTTG GTTGAAAAAGCTCAAATTAATTATGAAAAGTTCTCATTATCATCTGCTTGTGAGGCTGTGCAAGAGATTGGTAATGCTGGAAATTTGTACATGGATGAGCGAGCACCGTGGTCTCTTTTCAAGCGAGGTGATGCAGATGCTGAAACTGCTGCAAAG GATCTTGTCATTATTTTGGAGGTGGTGAGGATCATAGCGATAGCTTTATCTCCAATTACACCAAGCTTAAGTTGGAGAATATATCAACAGCTTGGCTACTCAAAggatcaatttgatgccataacCTGG AGCGAGACCAAGTGGGGAGGATTAAAAGGTGGTCAAGTCATGGCTCAACCTAAACCAATATTTGCAAGGATTGAGAATAAAAAGGCAATGGAAGATGAGGCTGAAACAACTAAGAAGGTTGTGAAGAACATAGAGAGACTACCTCAAGCACAAGGGGTGGCAGAAGCTtag
- the LOC120004942 gene encoding dolichyl-diphosphooligosaccharide--protein glycosyltransferase subunit 4A-like yields MINDQDLGFFANFLGIFIIAFVTAYHFVMAEPKFEGN; encoded by the coding sequence ATGATTAATGATCAAGACTTGGGGTTTTTTGCCAATTTTCTTGGCATTTTTATAATTGCCTTCGTCACTGCTTACCACTTTGTGATGGCTGAGCCAAAATTTGAAGGCAATTGA